Genomic segment of Edaphobacter bradus:
TAATGCCTGATTCAAAAAAAGTGGAACTTACTCGATGTTCATTGGCGCAGATTTGCACCTGGACAATATTGAATGCATTCTTACTGCCAAATCTTGCCCCTTACGATGCAATAGCTTGCAAAAGCCATCTTGGGCAACGTGCACTCTCTTGCATCCTGTAAATCCACAAAAGTGCTCTCATGGCATCAATAAACTCCGCCCCGTCCTTGTGCGCGCACTCACCATCCACATAGTTCCTGCGAGCGTTTCGCAAGGTCTCTTCGTCCAACAAGAGTCGTACAATCGTAGTAAGAGGTCGAAGTCAGCCAATGCCACCATCCCCCGCGGTTCACCCACCGCGCTTCATCCTATCCACGTTGGCGTCTCTCGCCCTTCTCCTGTTCATCGCCATCCCAACGCTCTCAGCCAGTGTTCCCTTCGCCGGAACCCCGCTCGACCAGGGCTACCGCGACATGTACGACCTGCAGTTCCCCGATGCCCACCTCAAGTTCCAGCAGTGGATCGACACCCACCCTCAGGATCCAATGGGCCCCGTCTCCGACGCCGCCGCCTTTCTTTTCAATGAGTTCGAGCGCCTGCACGTCATTGACGTGCAACTCTTTGCCAATCAGGACCGCTTCGACAACCGCCAGCGCCTCACCCCCGACCCCACAGTCCGCAAGTCCTTCGAGGACCGCCTCGATCAGGCCGGTCGCCTCGCCGACACCGCGCTCCAGCAAAACGCCCGCGACGACCGCGCCCTATACGTCAAGACCCTCATCTCCGGCATGCGCTCCAACTACGCCCTTATGATCGACAAACACGACGTCGCCGCCCTCAACTACAGCAAGGAGGCCAATTCCTGGTCCAAACAGGCCCTCGCCGCCAACCCCACCCTCTACGACGCCTACCTCGCCGGCGGGGTCGAAAACTACATGCTTAGCCTCAAATGGGCGCCGCTCCGCTGGCTCCTCAACCTCACCGGAGCCTCCACCAGCCGGGAAGAAGGCCTCCGCCTTCTCCATCTCACCGCGACACAGGGCCATTATCTTGCGCCCTTTGCTCGCATGATGCTCGCTGTCGCTGCCCTCCGCGACAACCGCCCCCAGGATGCCCGCGCTATCCTCATCGATCTCAAGAAGGAGTTCCCGCGGAACGCTCTCTACGATCGTGAACTCGCGCGAATCCACTAAGTCACGAATTCCTTCCGCCAGACGCCCTCTCGCAATGTATCCTTCAGCAAAGCTGTAGTTCTGGTTAGTCGTCTAAGCAGTCAAACGTCGGTTAGCATCGATACCACTTTTTAGAGGCTCCTCCAAGCATGCGCATCTGTTCCGTCGGTACGGCATATCCCCCGAATCGTTACCCTCAGGCAGTTATCGCTGAAGCACTCCGCGGCCGCTGGGAGCACAAGATGGAAGAGCCGCGCCTGCTCACGCGCCTCCACGCCAACTGCGGCGTCGAGTTCCGCAATATCGCCTTTCCGCTGGAACACTACCTCGACCTCAACACCTTCCAGAAGAGCAACGACGCATGGATCAAGGTCGCCGTCGACCTCGGTCAGAAGTCCATCTGCCGCGCGCTTGACCACGCTGGCGTCTCTCCCGCCGATATCTCGGCCATCTTCTTCGCCTCCGTCACCGGAATCTCCAGCCCCACCGTCGACGCCCGCCTCATCAATCGACTCCCCTTCCCCGTCAACATCAAGCGCACTCCCATCTTCGGGCTGGGTTGCGTTGCTGGAGCCGCCGGAATCGCCCGAGCCGCCGACTACGTCCGCGCCTTCCCCAAACACATCGCGCTCCTGCTCTCCGTCGAGCTCTGCTCTCTCACCTGGCAGGACGACGACCAGTCCATCGCCAACCTCATCTCAACGGGCCTCTTTGCCGACGGCTCTGCCGCCGTCGTCGTCGCCGGGGCCGAGACCGAAATCGCCAAACGCAGCTCCGGCCCCCGCGTCATCGACACCCGCTCCACCTTCTACCGCAACACCGAGCGAGTCATGGGATGGGACATCGTCGACACCGGCTTCAAGATCGTCCTCTCCCCCGACGTCCCCAAAGTCGTCGAGCAGAACTTCCCCGGCGACGTGGAAGGCTTCCTCGCCGACAACAACCTCACCCGTGACGACATCTCGAGCTACATCTTCCACTCCGGAGGCCCGAAGGTCCTCGACGCCATGCAAACCTCGCTCGGCCTTCCTCCCGACGCTCTCGCTCCCTCATGGAAGAGCCTCCGCGAGGTCGGCAACCTCTCCGCCGCCTCCGTCCTCGCCGTGCTCGAGGACTACCTCAAAATCCACCCCGGCAAACCCGGGACCTACAGCATCCTCGCGGCTATGGGCCCGGCGTTCTGCTCTGAACTCGTGCTGCTCCAATGGTGAACTCAGCAGATCAACGTCGCTACCATCGCCACCATCCCTCCGCTGTGCGGAGGGATGTGCGTTTACCGGGACCCGATGTAGAGGCGAGGCTCAAGCTGCCTTTACACTGACTCAGGTATCCCTGTAAGTTGAACGAAGGAAATAAGGCGGCCACACCATGGACGACATCGCAACACGGTGCATCGAGATCATCGCTAAATCAAAAAACATTCCGGCGGACACCATTAACCTCGACACCACCTTCGAGCAGCTCAATATCGACTCGCTCGACAAGATCAACATCTCCTTCGAGGTCGAAGAGGCCTTTGACATCAATATCCCCGACGAAGCCCTGGGCAGCCTGAAGAACGTCGGCGACGTCGTCAATGGCGTCAGACAGTTAGTCGCAAACAAGCCCCCCAAAGTGGCAACGTCCTAATCGCAACTTTGCACCGCTTCTCAGGAGTTCCCGTCGCAGTGAATCGTGTCGTCATCACAGGCCTCGGCTGCATCTCACCCATCGGTTCCTCGGTCGCAGCCTTCCGGGAAAATCTCTTCGCCGGAAACACCGGCATCTCCACCATCGCTGACGTACCCGACGCCCCCGACGGCAACCCAGGCGTCCGCTACACCCAGGCCGCACAGGTCTTCGACTTCGACCCCAGCCAGCACCTGACCTCCGGTGTCATCGCCGCCAGTAACCGCAACACGCAATTCGCCATTGTCGCCGCCCGCCAGGCCGCCCAGCAGGCCGACCTCCTCAAGTACCACAACCCCGGCGACATCGCCATCATCATGGGCTGCGCCTGCGGAGGCCGCTCCTCCGAGGAGCACGAAGTAAAAGGACTCTACACTCGAGACGCCCGCGCCCATCCCCTCACCATCGTCCGCACCATGTCCTCCGCCGGAGCCAGCCAGATCTCCATCGACCTGAAGATCACCGGCCCCGCGCTCGACATCTCCACCGCCTGCGCCTCGGCCACACACGCCATAGGATTGGCCTTCCACATGGTCCGCTCCGGCATGGCCACAGCGGCCATCACCGGAGGCCACGAGGCTCCCCTGAGCTTCGGCTTCTACCGCGCCTGGGACTCCATGCGCGTCGTCTCCCCCACACGCTGCCGTCCCTTCTCCGCCGACCGCGACGGCATGACCCTCGGCGAAGGCGCCGCCATCTTCGCCATCGAAACCCTCGAATCCGCACAGGCCCGCAACGCCCCTATCTTCGCCGAGATCGTCGGCTTCGGCATGTCCGCCGACGCCAGCCACATCACCAACCCCTCCGTAGAAGGCGCCGCAACCGCCATGCGCAAGGCCCTCGCCGACGCCAACGCCTCACCCGACGAAGTCGGCTACATCAACGCCCACGGCACCGGCACCCAGGCCAACGACTCCACCGAATCCGCCGCCATCCACCAGGTCTTCGGCGCCCGCGCACCGCACATCCCCGTCAGCTCCACCAAGGCCCTGCACGGCCACTCCATCGGAGCCAGCGGGGCCATCGAAGCGCTGGCGACGATCCTCGCACTGCAGGCTCAGCGCCTTCCCCACACAGCCGGAGTCACCACTCCCGACGCCAGCCTGAACGTAGATGTCATCACCGGCACACCGCGCCCCGCCGACACTACCCGCCCAGTAGCCATCTCCAATTCCCTGGCCTTCGGAGGCCTAAACGCAGTCATAGCCCTCCGTCGTTTCTCCTGATCGCGCTCGCTGGATAGTCGCGACTGACTTGCGCAAAAAGCTTGCCAAGTTCGGTGAGCGAATTGGCGATTCATCACCAATTGAGAAGCAGAAACAGCAAAGCCCAGACTGAATCTACTCAGTCCTCGTTCATCAGTGACCAGAAGCGCTTTCCCGTTTACTGGCGGGTTAGGAACCCTATTCAATCGATTGTGGTTCGCTCCAGGTGCACGGAATCTTCGAACGGGCGTTTTTCCGGCAAGGTCTCACTTATCGACTAGTTCCGGCGGCAATTAGATAGTTCGTTGCGAACAATTGCTGCAGGAACTGCGGATAAGGCCGAGCAGATGCGCTATACGTCTGTAATTGCGCTTAAAACACACCCTCATGAAAAAAGTTTCGAGTAATATTATGAATAATACAAAGAGGTCGGGCCAACGATGTGTGGAATTGCTGGTTTCACCCATGTAGATGGGACTTTCCTGCCCGCGAGGATCCACCAGGCTGTGGCTTCGATCATTCATCGAGGCCCCGACCATCAAGGCGTCTGGCAGGACCCAACCATCTCCCTCGGTGCAACCCGCCTTGGAGTCATCGATATTGGAGCCGGCGCTCAGCCGATCTCGTCTGAAGACAACGACTATACGCTCATCTTCAACGGAGAGATCTACAACCACGCCGAGCTCCGCCGCGAACTCGAGCGGCACGGCCACAC
This window contains:
- a CDS encoding TTC39/IML2 family protein, which encodes MPPSPAVHPPRFILSTLASLALLLFIAIPTLSASVPFAGTPLDQGYRDMYDLQFPDAHLKFQQWIDTHPQDPMGPVSDAAAFLFNEFERLHVIDVQLFANQDRFDNRQRLTPDPTVRKSFEDRLDQAGRLADTALQQNARDDRALYVKTLISGMRSNYALMIDKHDVAALNYSKEANSWSKQALAANPTLYDAYLAGGVENYMLSLKWAPLRWLLNLTGASTSREEGLRLLHLTATQGHYLAPFARMMLAVAALRDNRPQDARAILIDLKKEFPRNALYDRELARIH
- a CDS encoding beta-ketoacyl-[acyl-carrier-protein] synthase family protein, whose translation is MNRVVITGLGCISPIGSSVAAFRENLFAGNTGISTIADVPDAPDGNPGVRYTQAAQVFDFDPSQHLTSGVIAASNRNTQFAIVAARQAAQQADLLKYHNPGDIAIIMGCACGGRSSEEHEVKGLYTRDARAHPLTIVRTMSSAGASQISIDLKITGPALDISTACASATHAIGLAFHMVRSGMATAAITGGHEAPLSFGFYRAWDSMRVVSPTRCRPFSADRDGMTLGEGAAIFAIETLESAQARNAPIFAEIVGFGMSADASHITNPSVEGAATAMRKALADANASPDEVGYINAHGTGTQANDSTESAAIHQVFGARAPHIPVSSTKALHGHSIGASGAIEALATILALQAQRLPHTAGVTTPDASLNVDVITGTPRPADTTRPVAISNSLAFGGLNAVIALRRFS
- a CDS encoding type III polyketide synthase encodes the protein MEEPRLLTRLHANCGVEFRNIAFPLEHYLDLNTFQKSNDAWIKVAVDLGQKSICRALDHAGVSPADISAIFFASVTGISSPTVDARLINRLPFPVNIKRTPIFGLGCVAGAAGIARAADYVRAFPKHIALLLSVELCSLTWQDDDQSIANLISTGLFADGSAAVVVAGAETEIAKRSSGPRVIDTRSTFYRNTERVMGWDIVDTGFKIVLSPDVPKVVEQNFPGDVEGFLADNNLTRDDISSYIFHSGGPKVLDAMQTSLGLPPDALAPSWKSLREVGNLSAASVLAVLEDYLKIHPGKPGTYSILAAMGPAFCSELVLLQW
- a CDS encoding acyl carrier protein — translated: MDDIATRCIEIIAKSKNIPADTINLDTTFEQLNIDSLDKINISFEVEEAFDINIPDEALGSLKNVGDVVNGVRQLVANKPPKVATS